The DNA window AGCTGGCTATGTCATCTTCGGCCACGTATTGAGAGAAGGAATAAAAAGACTCACCAGGGGCCAAAGGGATAATATTACCTTCATCATCAATATCCACCCTGTCGCCTTGGCAGATATTGAAATCTCGCGGATGATCAGTCGGATTCAACCCGCCACCAGACCAATCACCAAAACGAGTGTTGAGTCCTTGGGCTACTGGCCCCACCTTGCCACCCGGCTCTGTGGGTACAATATCGCCGGGTCCAATACATGAATTGGGGGCATATTCACCAGCCAGGGCTTCACGAATAACGTCCCCCCCAGTTCCGTCCATTGCGAGTAGCTGAAAATTCCCGGGGCCAATGGGACTGTCCTGTTTTGAGCTGGTCTTCATGGCATACAATGCATTGACCTCTATGCCATAGGGGCCGGCTGGATCGTTGGGGTCATCGTTAACGGCACAAACCAGCATGGGCACGATGCGGTTATTGCAAATAATATTGGTACTGCGGCCGGCAACTGCTGAGGCCCTGACCCTTTTGTTGAAGTTAAATAACTGAGCCAGGTAATTCCCCAGCTGCACGTCCTCCACCCGTACCCGCACATACTCACTGCCTTCCACCAGAATTGGCGTAAAGGGATCCGGCAATACCGAAAACTCAATTGCCACATTGGCTGTCACTTGAGTGCTGTTGTAGTCCGGTGAGTCAAGAGAGATATTGGCTTCCAGGGCATGGTTTTCATCATAGCCAAGATTTTGGGCCAGAATTGTGATTGCTGCCTGGCGCGCCTCAGCCAGTGTCGAGCCATCCTGCAGTGATTTGGCGGCATGCAGAGCCGCCGAATCCACAGCATTTTGCAGCCGCCCCTTACTCAGCAGCATGTCGCTGCCATCCAAAGCCAAAGCCACCATCGCAATGATGGCAAACAGGCCTATGGTGAACATCACCAGAATCGTGCCCTGCTGCCGCGATTTCGGGGATGCAGACACATTCTTCATGTCAGCCTCCAACCCGCATGGGCTATTTCGAAATAATGGATGTACCCATAGTGACTGCCGAAGCAGGCGCCACACTGCTTTCCCGGTAAGTCACCATTACCTTGCGACCGTAATTACCTTCCAGACTGAGAATAAGCCCGTCATTTCGCTCCGCGGCCTCGGGGTCCAATATCTGCACCCGTTTAACCTGGTGATAACTGTCATTCATCGAAAAGTCATGCACATTGGCACATGCAGACAGCATCAGAACAGGCAGGACAATCAGGCTTCGATAACTTTGCAATAGCGTTTTGGATAAACACATGATGCCAATCTCCTTCTATAGGGCATGCCCATATTTTTGCTGGGTGCCGCTGTCTTCCAGCTTGATATCGGGTTGTGGCGGAATAAAAGCCGTACTCTGACTTTGCTCCTGTTGCTGAGACTGTGATTCTTTTCTGGACATTTGACCAAGCAAGTAAAACTGCACATCGGACGGTGCGACAAAGCCATCCGTAGGCAAACTCACATCCTTGCGATTAAAGGGCCTCACCAACCTTGGGGTCACCAATATCACCAGTTCACTTTGGCCACTGCGGAAACTCCTGCTGGAAAAGAGTTGCCCCAACACTGGGACATCACCCAGCCCGGGGATCTTGTCGGCATTCTCTCTCAAGGTGTCACTGATAAGACCGCTGATGGCGATAGTCTGTCCATCCGCCAGTTCGACCGTAGTGGAGGTATGCCGCTTCACCAGGGATGGCACCACTAATACCGCTGTGGTGGTGCTGGCCGACAGGGTAAGGGCATTGGAATTGCTGATTTCACTGACCACCACATTAAGATTCAAGTTGATTTGTCCTGAGTCCAACACAGTGGGCACAAACTTGACGCCCACACCAAAATCCCGGTATTGAATCGTGGTGTTGCCGTTATTGCCTGGCACCGGAATAGGGAATTCTCCCCCCGATAAAAACTCTGCGGCTTGACCGCTCATCGCAGTCACATTGGGTTCTGCCAATACCTTGGCCAAGCCATTTTGCTTCGCCACATCCAAAGCAAAATTAATCAGCAGTTCCTTGTTGATATACTGGGCAAAGAATCCCTTACTTGTTACACCACCGATGGTGTTCTCAAGGAATCCGCCCCCGCCGCCAACAACACCACCTGCAAGGCGTGACCCTTCGTTATAAATCAAAAATTTGGAATCAAACTGACGGGCAACCTCGCGTTGAACTTCGGCCACCACCACTTCCAGCATCACCTGGTGATCGCCTCCGACCGTCATCATGTTCAGCACCCGGCTCTCGGTTTTACCCACAGATGCGGCATCAACATAGGCCTGGGCCAGTTCAACTGCTGTGTTCATTTTTTGCAAATTGGACGCTTGGCCACTGAGCAACAACTGTCCCTGGGATGTTTGTACCCCCAGATTTTCACCGGGTAAAAATTGATGCAGTCTTTGCTTCAGGCCATTGAGATCATGGGTGACCTCAATATCCATTACGCTGATAAGAGCATCGTTTTCATTCCAAATCATCACGTTGGTACTACCCAGGCGGTTGCCCAATATATACAGTTCATTGTTGGGCAAGAGCTTGATATCGGCGATATCGGGGTTACCCACTGAAACCCTGTTGACCGCTTTGGGTAACTTCAGTGTCCGTGACTTGAATATGGGGATCAGCTTGATGTCACTGTTGGCCCCAACCGGACCGCCCGCTTGCACCGGCATCCCCAAAAACAGGGACGCAACAACCAACAAACTGCATCCCCTCCTGATCAGCGTATAAATTGAATGCGACATGGTGCACTCCCGTATAACTTATCGTTATTAAATTCCAACCCAACAATTCCTTGCGGCCTGCCGTCACGGCAGATTCGGTAAGGGTTAATTGTCCACCTTCACTTCCTGCTCTTTTGTGCCTTTCAATAAATAGACTTTTTCCCGTGACTTGGGCGCTGGGATATAAACCACCCGCTCAACAGGCTTGGATTCTGCCACCGTTTTTTCAACAACTTCTGGCTTCTTAATGTCGGCGATGTCTACCTGGGCCTCATCGTTGGGGTTTCTCAGGGCCAGTTGCAGCGAACCGCGCCCTTCGGCAATCATCAATATTTCTGCCTGCTCAAGGCTCAGCTCAAGGGTCACGGCACGCACCAACACGGGTTTGTTTTCATCGTTGGATGCGCGCTGATCAATGGCCAATATCTTCACATTGGACAGCACAACGTCAGTCCTAAAACCATCGCTCTTATACAGGTTGATCACATCGACACGGTTACCCGGCAACAAGAATCCTGCAACCCCAACCACGTCATTGACGCGTATGGTCACGGCACGCATTTGCGGTTGGATCAAACTCGCCAGGGTACTGCCTTCCCCTTTCTTGGTCAGGCGTTCGGTTCGCAACACCTCACCTTCATACAGCTTTTGATTCACCACCTTGCCTTCGGCATCCTCTATGGTTCTCACAGCACCATTGGGTATCACAGATTCAGGCACCGCAGCCAAGGCCAAATGTTTGCGTTCCAGAATGGTCCCCATGGGAACCTGTGCCGTCAGGGTCACCACGGTTTGGGTCTCTGCCGCAGCCACGGGCGTATTGGTGTTTAACCAAGACTTAGCCAGGTATACGGCCAAAACACCGAACACCAGTGACAGGACGATAAACAGCACATTTTTGTTGTTCATAATGAGCTCCCTTTGTCTAACCGCATGCGCATGGGCTGCACCGAATCAAACAAAATAAATTGACCAAGCCGAGTCAATGAGAGACTGGGTTACAACCGGTTCCAGTTTCATAAAATGCACTTGGTCAGAGATGATGCCCAGCAAGTCCCTTGGATAGCAGGGGATCAACGGCTTATTGCAACCTTGATGGTATTCACGCAACAAATATCTGAATACTTCCTCTGTACAGCTAAGCTTGAGTTCGTCACACACCCGAAACCAAATTTGTCGATAAAGATCTTCATCCAAAGCATCGAAATGAATTTTGTAGCCCAGACGCCTGAGAAAGGCTTCATCCACCAGTTCCCTGGGATCCAAGTTAGTAGAAAAAAGCAGAATCAGCTCAAAGGGGATCTCAAAATGTTCACCCGATTGCAGTCCCAAAAAATCACGCCGTTCTTCCATTGGAATAATCCAACGGTTGAACAACTGCTTGGTACTGATACGCTGGCGTCCAAGGTCATCGAGTAACAGAATGCCGTTATTGGCCTTCAACTGCAGCGGTGCCATGTAGGTTCGGCTGTGGTTATCAAAACGAACCTCCAGCATTTCTGCAGTCAACTCACCACCGGTTATCCGCAGCGGCCTGTGACATCGAATCCACCTGGGGTCGTGGCCCTGAGCCAAGTCGAGGGGATTGTGATTTACCGCCACTTCCACGCTGTGATGAAGCTCGGGGTCAAACACCTGAATAATTTCATTGCCTATGGCCAAGGCATAGGGAATGAGGACATCGTCCCCCAAGGCAAGATTCAGATGACGACAGAGGTAACTTTTCCCCGTTCCTGGTGGCCCATATATCAGTACCGGACGACAGGAATTCATGGCCGGACCAACTTTGTGCAAAAGGTCGCGGGGTAACACCAACCCCTTGAGTCCCTGTTGCAACATGTCCAGGGTAATAGGATTGGCGCGACTGGATTGCTTACGACAAATGGGAACATATTGAGCCAAGGGGATAGGTGCCAATCCCAAATAACCACTGCGGGCAAAAGCCTGTTTGGCATGGAGTTCACCGGCCAGGCTCAGCGCATAGCGCATCTGCCCATCAGCCGTGGTTTGGCGATTTTCTACCCAAGCCAGTTTCTTGGCCGTATCCAGCAGGTATTGCAAAATGCCACCTGTGATGGCCATCTTGTTAACCAGGACTTCCTTGGTTAATACTCCAGAAGTAAATATATGCTTTACAAGTAAATCCAATAGCAAGGCTTCGGAAAGTCCGGTTTCTGCTACCGTGGTAGGACGTTTGGCCAGTACATCTGTATTTAGCGTTGCCCCCTGAGCCTGAGCTGTAACCAGACTGTCAACGCCGACCCGCTCCTCCTGATTGGATTGCAACATATCAGACGCCTCCGCCAATCCATTGCTGAAGACCGGCCATCAGGTTGGCAACCTGGGGATCCAGTGCACAAGCCCATATCCACCCCAAAGCCAACGCCGGTGCATAGGGCACTTTTTGGCCGGCGGCCTCGCCCGGTTCCGGTCGAAAATAGGTCTGGCAATACAAGCAGTCCCAATAGCGTTTCAGGGTTTGCAGCAAACCTCGCCCCCCCACCTTGCAGTAGATAAGCAACAGGCTGGTGACCGCGCCGGCGACCACCCCATATACCAAGCTCCAAAGCAGCAATTGTGGGCCCATCAGTGCGCCAATACCCATCATGAGTTTTACGTCACCGGCCCCAAGAACCCGTAAAGCAAACACAGGAAACAACAAGGCAAATGCCAATGCAAACCCCAAGCTCGCCAACAACACGCCGTTAAGCTGAGCAAAGTAGCCATTAACGGCAAATCCACAGAAAATGGCGGCCAAACATAACAAGTTGGGGATACGTTGCCGATAGAGATCCAGGCCAATAGCCACGAGAAAGAAGCTGCCCGCCAACAGTACTTGCAGCAATAATTGGGTCTGAAGCAACTGATGAGTGTCATTCATGGCAGCTCTTCCTCTTACTGGCGTTCCTGTGCAGTCAAAGGTCTCGAGTGCCCCCTCAACTACTTGTCAAGGCCGGCACTCAAAGCTAGCGACATAAAAGACACTTATTGAGTGCAATCCTGGCTGTTGCCGTTTACGGCAGACGCCAGACAATCGATTTTAGCCGTTGCGTTTTCACCCAAAAGATTAAACGCAGCAATCATGCCTCCTACCACCAAGCCACCGGCAATGGCATATTCCACCGCGGTCAAACCGCTCTCATCTTCTATGAATTCAGTCATCAGGTTTGCAAGTTTCATTTCCACTTTCCTCCGAACACATATTAAACAGCGCGTATGAGGTACCCAGTAAGATCTGTGTGAAGAAGGCCTTGTCAGACAGAACATATCGACTGATATGTTGATGCTGCTGAGAAGACGCAGTGCTTCACCCGTCACTCCCCTCAATCAATGCCCTAAATACTTTTACCTCTTTACGCCATTCCTTTAGCGAGAAACTGAAAATGGTATTCCCAACTTCAGCTTTCACCCCAGCTTCGACGTTCAAAAAAGCACTTCTCAGCTGTAATTAAAGGTAGCAAAGGGGGGAGAGCGATTTTTAACTGAATAATTAATTGGTCCACCTGATTGCTTTTGGCATAGGATGGACAGGTCGGCAGGTTAAGACCACAAAAACACAAACTCATTAAAAACAAACAGTTAAAATGTAATTTATTTAATCTTTAAATCGATAAAACTTCAGATATTTAATATAAGATACTAATTTTAATGAAAATTGTTAATTAATCTGCTGAACTCACTCATTTGTTTAATTATGGTTAAATAGGAC is part of the Shewanella cyperi genome and encodes:
- a CDS encoding A24 family peptidase, whose amino-acid sequence is MNDTHQLLQTQLLLQVLLAGSFFLVAIGLDLYRQRIPNLLCLAAIFCGFAVNGYFAQLNGVLLASLGFALAFALLFPVFALRVLGAGDVKLMMGIGALMGPQLLLWSLVYGVVAGAVTSLLLIYCKVGGRGLLQTLKRYWDCLYCQTYFRPEPGEAAGQKVPYAPALALGWIWACALDPQVANLMAGLQQWIGGGV
- a CDS encoding TadE/TadG family type IV pilus assembly protein, producing the protein MWRLLRQSLWVHPLFRNSPCGLEADMKNVSASPKSRQQGTILVMFTIGLFAIIAMVALALDGSDMLLSKGRLQNAVDSAALHAAKSLQDGSTLAEARQAAITILAQNLGYDENHALEANISLDSPDYNSTQVTANVAIEFSVLPDPFTPILVEGSEYVRVRVEDVQLGNYLAQLFNFNKRVRASAVAGRSTNIICNNRIVPMLVCAVNDDPNDPAGPYGIEVNALYAMKTSSKQDSPIGPGNFQLLAMDGTGGDVIREALAGEYAPNSCIGPGDIVPTEPGGKVGPVAQGLNTRFGDWSGGGLNPTDHPRDFNICQGDRVDIDDEGNIIPLAPGESFYSFSQYVAEDDIASCIDKTSPASAGRRNLPIVIGLCDGLANGRNEIEVLTTGCFFLIQEVVQKGVNSYVIGEFVTECAGAGNSSLDPNATSNVSTIVLYRDPDSPDS
- a CDS encoding type II and III secretion system protein family protein produces the protein MLVVASLFLGMPVQAGGPVGANSDIKLIPIFKSRTLKLPKAVNRVSVGNPDIADIKLLPNNELYILGNRLGSTNVMIWNENDALISVMDIEVTHDLNGLKQRLHQFLPGENLGVQTSQGQLLLSGQASNLQKMNTAVELAQAYVDAASVGKTESRVLNMMTVGGDHQVMLEVVVAEVQREVARQFDSKFLIYNEGSRLAGGVVGGGGGFLENTIGGVTSKGFFAQYINKELLINFALDVAKQNGLAKVLAEPNVTAMSGQAAEFLSGGEFPIPVPGNNGNTTIQYRDFGVGVKFVPTVLDSGQINLNLNVVVSEISNSNALTLSASTTTAVLVVPSLVKRHTSTTVELADGQTIAISGLISDTLRENADKIPGLGDVPVLGQLFSSRSFRSGQSELVILVTPRLVRPFNRKDVSLPTDGFVAPSDVQFYLLGQMSRKESQSQQQEQSQSTAFIPPQPDIKLEDSGTQQKYGHAL
- the cpaB gene encoding Flp pilus assembly protein CpaB gives rise to the protein MNNKNVLFIVLSLVFGVLAVYLAKSWLNTNTPVAAAETQTVVTLTAQVPMGTILERKHLALAAVPESVIPNGAVRTIEDAEGKVVNQKLYEGEVLRTERLTKKGEGSTLASLIQPQMRAVTIRVNDVVGVAGFLLPGNRVDVINLYKSDGFRTDVVLSNVKILAIDQRASNDENKPVLVRAVTLELSLEQAEILMIAEGRGSLQLALRNPNDEAQVDIADIKKPEVVEKTVAESKPVERVVYIPAPKSREKVYLLKGTKEQEVKVDN
- a CDS encoding Flp family type IVb pilin is translated as MKLANLMTEFIEDESGLTAVEYAIAGGLVVGGMIAAFNLLGENATAKIDCLASAVNGNSQDCTQ
- a CDS encoding P-loop NTPase family protein, whose product is MLQSNQEERVGVDSLVTAQAQGATLNTDVLAKRPTTVAETGLSEALLLDLLVKHIFTSGVLTKEVLVNKMAITGGILQYLLDTAKKLAWVENRQTTADGQMRYALSLAGELHAKQAFARSGYLGLAPIPLAQYVPICRKQSSRANPITLDMLQQGLKGLVLPRDLLHKVGPAMNSCRPVLIYGPPGTGKSYLCRHLNLALGDDVLIPYALAIGNEIIQVFDPELHHSVEVAVNHNPLDLAQGHDPRWIRCHRPLRITGGELTAEMLEVRFDNHSRTYMAPLQLKANNGILLLDDLGRQRISTKQLFNRWIIPMEERRDFLGLQSGEHFEIPFELILLFSTNLDPRELVDEAFLRRLGYKIHFDALDEDLYRQIWFRVCDELKLSCTEEVFRYLLREYHQGCNKPLIPCYPRDLLGIISDQVHFMKLEPVVTQSLIDSAWSIYFV